Within the Miscanthus floridulus cultivar M001 chromosome 17, ASM1932011v1, whole genome shotgun sequence genome, the region GTCCTGATAAAGAATGTTTGGTTCAATTGCTACTTCTCATCTAGCCTTGTCCGGCTAGAACCTCACCTAACCTTGCCCAGCTAGAATAGGAGAAGGGTTAGCAGTTTAGTTGGTGACCAATGTTATTTTGGGATTTGGGCCTAACTAGGACCTCACATTACCTTGCCTAACTAGAATAGGAGAAGGGCATGGCCAACGTTATTTTAGGGTCTGTACCTAGCTAGAATCTTACTTAACCATCCCTAAAAAAAAGAACCTCACCTAACCTTGCCCAGCTAGAATAGGAAAAAGGTTAGCTTTTTGGTTAGTGGCAAGGTTATTTTGGGTTTTGTGCCGGGCTAGAACCTCACCTCACCTTGTCTAGCTAGAATAGGAGAAGCGTTAGCAGTTTGGTTGGTGGCTAAGGTTATTTTAGAGTTTGTGCTAGCAATGAATGTTTGGTTCAATTAATGCTCCTCACTTAACCAGTTAACCTCGCCCAGCTAGAATAGATGAATGGTCAGTTTGGTAGGTGATTAAATTTATCTTGAGATTTGTGCCCGCAAGAAAAAGGACTAATCTAGCTCACCCAAGGTGGCAAGGCATAGCAAAACCTTGCCCGAACCAAACTGgcccgttcgcttggctgaaattgactgaaaacactgtttcgactgaaaaaagaagccgaacaagccgaattataaggtaagccgaacggttccggctgaattgttgatcttatcttatatgttgttggattAGTTGATTCTATATGTTGTTGGAATCCAAACATGACCTATATTTTGGCTGGTGATGCAGGCGTAACCCACTCAAAACTATCGCCTAATTTCTATTTCATGCCGCCAAGAACGATTTCACGTGGAATTCCTACGTTACATTCAAAACAAAACAAGGCCAGCTCGAAGCCTCGTGTGACCCAGCTCGGACTCAGATAGTCAGACAGCACATGGCTTCATCGAGCTCTTGCCAGTCGAGTGGTTGCCGAATGATTCACTCGATCAACAGCTGACCTGAACAGTATAAGAACATAACGTTTTTCTTGAGAAAAATAGCATCCATGCTCCAGAAAACAATAGTTACTCTTTATTACTAATAGATAGAAGTTCATAGAGTGGAAACGTAAAAAAGAACGGCCTGGCGGCCTGCAGCTTGACTCGCGCACAACTAGACTCCCGCTGTCTAGATGAAAAGCTCCGATAAATGATTGTCCAACAATCGTAGGCAACATGGGCACATTAAATTTCAAATCAAAGCTCAGGGCATCTAAGTTCAGGTCTTCAGGCTTGGCAGGTGAAACATTCTCGAGAAAAACCCTAGAAACAACTGGCTTCCGTTTCGGGTCCTTGATTTCCACACCTGCCATGCCCCTCAGATGCCTGGTGGTTCTGCTTTACGTCATCCTAATGAACTTCCTTGGTTTTATGGACTGTAAACATGTCTTTGCATCCAGAAGCCTAACAAAGACAAATTACTGATTGCATCGTATCAGGGACAACAGCACTGTTCCTATGCTACTGAGTGTTTCTTCTTGGTCCAAATCGGAGCTGCAAGTTGTCCAAAACGCGGGCAACATTGAGAAGCCGTGGATCGTCAGAAGGAATATCTCGCGCCTGAATTTGAAAAACAAGAGAGCATGAGCAGAATACGAATCACAAACATCCAGAGCTTAAATTGCTAACAAAGTGACAGCAGACAAATGATTTCAATGTACAAACAGTTCTGAGACCCATATGAATATGTACATCAAGGACCAATATGTAACTCACTCTAGTTAGGAAGCATTCAATTATTCATAGATGCCTTCAAGGTGAAGAAACTGTACTAAGTCACAAGTTCGAAACAATGAAGCTTACCGTCAAACCCTTGTGGTATGCCTCAACAGCAGGAAGATTTGGAGTGACATTACGGCTTTGCAGGAGATCCCAGACATAATTTGCAGTTGTATATCCACCAGTCTAGATAAATTGGTCAATTTAACTTCAGTCATCCAACCATCTCAGTGAAGCAATTTAATTTCAAAATGCTAAGCAAGTATCGAAAAACAATTCATGCATTCATATTTGGTAGTCAAAGGGCAGGAGTTGGTGTTGGTTACCGTTTCACCGGCAGCTGCAAGTAGGAGATCAGTTCCCAGCCTGGCATTCAAGAAGAAATTTCTTGAAATCATTTTCTCCTGCAAAATATTATTGAtgtaaaatttcaaaattttgaagccAGTCAAAACTATACAGCAAAACTGAAACTGCAAAGAACAGAAAATTACTATAGTTTCTTGAGCAAGTTGCATTCCTCTTGGAGTGTACCCAATCATAGCTCCCTCAGCAAGTGTCTGCATTTCATAGATGAAGACTTAAGGCGAACATATGCAGCATTACATGATCAAAATAAGAAAGAACGACTGATTTTGACTTGATAGAAGGTGGTTATTTTATTATGACCATAGAAAATTCATTTTACCATTCAGTGAGGAATATTATCTTTAACAATCCTAAGATTTTATGCATCTGGTTTCTTTTTGGTTGGCAGAATTCATTCTTTTAATTTACTATCTAACTTAATATTTTTTCACAGTATTTGGCAGTAGACAAGTCTGGCTAAGCTTTGTCAATTCCTTGATGAGAAGATTTGTTGTCAATTAGGTGTGACTCACCGCATACAACTCCGCGGGTGGGGATCTCGAGCTTGAATACTCTTCAAACATCTTAACAGCAGAATCAATATCTCCACACCATAGGTAACACCTTTTTCAATTGGAGGACATCAAATCAATAATAACTAGAATAAAATGGAGAAAGCATGATAAGACAAAAAGGATAGACACAGGGATTATAGAATCAGAATACAAATGCCAAAAAGTAGTCACTTAAGCTGTTCACTCATCTCTATAAATACAATGATCCTGTCATTATTATTAATTTAGAATAATGAGATCTCATTGTGACATGCTTATAAAATGAGTTCATGTATATCTGAATAAAGTTAATAATGATAAATACACAAACTATCAGATCTTAATTTTCAGCGCTACAAGAAAATAGCAAGATATCAACATTACATATTACCTCATAGCTTGCATCACCATGTAGGCATCATAAGTAGATCCATCTCTAGTATCCTTATTGAACATTTCcagaagtgcttcaagtgtctgAAATTTTTTGAAGTAAACGAAATTTCAGAATAAGCTAAACTTACCACCTTTTGGTGAtttcaaaatatatatatatatatactagtggTAGAAACAATTACAAAGTTAGGGTTATGTCGATTGTGCATGGCCAATGTGCAGTAACCAAAATATATAGTGGAAAATGGTAATGCACAAGCAAAAGATCACCTCTTTGCTCCGCAGTTCTGCACAAGCATGGATAGCAACGTGATAAACTGTATGTTGTTTAAAGACAAATCCTCCTCGTCTATTTACATATTCTGCTGTTGGGAGGTTGTATAGCTCTTCCTCTGACACATTCATCATTATATTCTCAGCACTGTCCTTTGATACTCTTTCAACATATTGCCAACCTTTCGACTGCCTGACAAAGTCAAGAATCTGCTTGAAAGAGAAATAAGTTATAGAACATTCAGATTTGGTTAAGTACATCCTTACAGTCTTACACATGCATACCATACCTTTGCCATGGTTTCCTCAGTGGTTGGTGTCTTGTTCTTGAATGCAGTTATCAATCCGGCATAACAAAACTTGTTTAATCCAAGACCAGCAGCACTCATATCACTAACTATGGCATACCTATCAAAACAAATTCTCGTTATATAAGTTTCTCGTGTGAGCAAGTAAATAGGTAAACCAGAAGGTGTTGACAACTGAGGGTAAACTATTTCTTGAAAAACTCTAATCAGTCGCAATGTAGTCTCTAGACCAAAATTCCACATGCAAAACTGCTAATGCATTCACAAATAGTACATCTGAGAATCCTACCTGGCAACCATACCCTAGACACTAAAGACTCCAACTCTGATGTTATCAGCAAGAAATTACCAGAAAGTTGCATTACTCTAGCCCTTCAAATCCATGAGATCAATACTTACATATCTCGTATTCTCAAATGAAAGATAACTGTTAGTAGTGTGGATGAACCTCTAACAAACAAAATGCACAGTGAACAAGTACAACTCACGAACTGTCGCTAATCTGTTTTGCTAGTTTGTGTGTGGTAAACTTCAAGTCATTGTGCTAAGAGTGGCCAACCACCATAAATGGCAGTGGCAGGCAACAAGTGATGTAAATTTCAATTTCAATTGTGCATTCTTATATCTGTTGGATCATATAAATAATGTCAAGAAGTGTGCCTTACACTTGATCAGTCTGCCCTGTTGATGCAAGTGCATTCAGTAGACAAATGTAGGTTTCTCCTTTCAACTTAACACCATGTGCCTTCATTTCTTCTAAAAGCTTTGTTACAGGTAAAGGACAGGAGCATCAGTGAGCATAAAGAACAAAAGAAAGCTGTTCAAGCATGAAAATGGTACCATAATGATATAACACAGCTAGCATTCAGGTACACAGAACCAACCATGATTGCTGCATCTGAGTTCTTGCATTTTCCACAAGTGGAGATCAAGAAGTTGTAAAGGTTAACCTGGAAAACATTAAGAACATCAGACTGATTGTCTCTTGAAGGTAAAAAGTAACTGGAGTGAATTCAAAGAAGTCAGTGGTCTAACATCAGGCTGCAAACCCATTTCTTTCATCTGATCACGGAAGTAGAGTGCATCTTGTAGCCGGCTGCCTTTCATGGTACCGACTATGAGTGTGTGGAATGTATCCCGCTCAGGCTTCACGCCATCAAGCATCATGTCGTCATAAGCATCACGCAGAAGGTAGGGCCTAAAAACAATGAGAATGTAACTGTTAGACTTGCAAAGTATACATGGTTAGAAAATAGAGATTTCTGACACTGGAGCTGTCATTCTACTCAAACAGAAATTCAAGTCAAGATAAGCATAGGCATGAAGAAAAATGACAGTACAATAGGACACGAAGTAATTTGCTAAAAGTTATATAAAACATAACTTTAAGAAAACAACATACAGGAAAACTAATATCTTAGAAGCCACAGATGAATAGTCAAGCAATCAGGGAAATAAGGCAACCGCATATTTTCCCCTCAGCATATATAGAGAATAATAAAGGAGGCTGTCGAAACAGGCATGGACATCTATGCGTAACCAAGAAAGAAATATGAGAAGCTTACAGGTAGGCCCTTGTGCTCTCACAATTTGACAATGCATACAATGCTTTAAGCCATTTGGGAGTAACCGAGGCGATCCCTCAGGGGGGTTAGGGGGTATTCATGGCAGtcagcggcggatccacagggggggctgcccccccagccccccctaatttcttgatttcaagcctaatcactgtagcaaaagcttgatttcaccattaaatcttcatgcaaatcaacatctccattgttttagcccccccttatcccgcatcgtgcatccgccactgatgGCAGTCTAGTTGCTCAGGTGGCCAGGCTCACTGACACACCGAACAAAAAGACTTCCTGAGTCAGCATTGGGAATTCCCATGCACAAATGGGTAAACTGGCCTAGAGCTGCATAATACCAAAGTACAGTTTTCACATGGCCATCAATCCCACAACACAAGGCCACTGTGAACAATCGAATGAGCAAACACACGCTTGCATGCGCAGCACAGCATCAACGAAGCAACCGGAACCAATCCAAGGCATATCAACGAAAACGCCTCCCGCTTGGCAATGCGTCGAACAGCTAGCGCGCAACGGGACGCGGCAAACCATAAACCAACATTCCCTTGCCTGCGCTGGGCGACGAGCGACCCGATGACCGTGTTGTACTCGGAGGTGTTATCGGCGTAGTTCCGGCGCGCGTACTCTTCCGTCGAcgtcgccgcgccgcgccgcgccgtgagcgccgccgccgccgccgcatggCGCAACCGCCCTGCGCCGCAAACACCCGGAGGTCAGCCTGGCGGAGAGACCCGCGAAGGAAATGGGAGGGGGAGGAAGTGGGAGAGAGAGACCCTGAAGCATGAGGGAGTTCTTGAGGAGAGCCATGGGCGACGATGCTGCGGCACTGCGACTGCGGAGTGGGGCGGGGAGGAGGCGGACCGGACCAAAGGAAGGAGAAGGGTTTAAGGCGTCCGCCGTTGATCGTGGCCAGGACGGTTGAGACTGAGATGGGCCGAATCCACTAATAAAGATTATAATGGCCCAAATAAGCCACCACCGGCTACACCAACTCCGTTCCTGGCTCATCACGGCTTCACGGGGCCCTTTCCCTCCCTTCCCAATCGATCCCCCGCCGAGGGATCCCCACGCCGACGGAAGCGGAACGGCGGCGTGCATCAAACACTATGCCGCCGGCCAAACGGAAGGGGAGAGGTGCGGGGGCCTCGGGCTCCCAGTCGCGGCGGGGACGCGCCCCTGCAAGCCGGCCTACGCCCGCGGTGACCATCCGGTCGAGCGCGGCGCAGGCGGAACCCTCGTCGTCACCGCAGTCAGGCAAGCGGTCCAGGGCGGCAGATAAGAGCGATGATGAACTGAAGCCGTCCAAGAGGGCGAAGAAGACGAACGCGAGAAGCCAAAAGGATGCGGATGCAGGCTCAGCTTCTGTAGTTTCCAGCCAAGCGGATACGGCGGCGGTTGCATCACCCACGGCTGCTGCCGCTCAAGTGGTCTCCGACAGGGCCCCCAGCGAGGAGGAAGGGTCGGCGGCCGcacccgacgccgccgcctctgATTCTGATCAGGTCTCCTCTCCCCTTCTTGCGCCCGTACCTCCCCcgagcaatcaaatctcaagatGCGTCCTCTGATTCTGATCAGGTCTCCTCTCCCCTTCGGCGCCCATACCTCCCCCGAGCAATCAAGATGCGGAAAGGGTGGTCCATGAGCCTTTGGACTCGGCTAGTGTCTGTGCTTACCTGGACGAGAAGGCCTGTAACACCTAAAAATTTGCATCACTTTAAAATAAGTGAATTTGATTTATTAGTAATGTTGTGAGCATGCAAAtctagataaataaataatttttgtgaaattaaaatttatcctaAGGCTAGAGACATGTTGATACACTCATGCTGGAGTATATTTTATTTGTGATGGACTGATTTTTGTTGCATGtgaaaaggaattcaaatccctTTTGAGAATCCATTTGAAAATtctggaaataaaaagaaaaaaatggaaatTCTTTCTTCTCTGTTCTGGCCGCGAGGCCCATCTTTCCCTCTGGCCCAGCGCGTAGCTGACCTCCTTCCCCCTCCTTCTTGGGCCGAAGTCGAGGCCCAGCTCACGGTAGCCCACTGCGGCAGCAGCACTCTTTTCTCCCTGTCTCGCTGACGAGGCTGGCCCGCACGTCAGCGgtatcttcctcctcctctggctCGGTGTCGGACCGGACACCGACCGAGCGTCGATCCGCGCGTGGGCGTCCACGCCACGCCCTGCCCTATAAAGGCCTAATGCCGCGTCCGCAACGCCCTTAACAACCCTAAGCGAACCGCCGCCTTCGCTCATGCGTACAAGGTCGCAGCGGCAGCCGCAACCCTAGAAGGCCGCCGCGCCGTCAAATTCCACCGCTACGGTCCTTCATCATCTCGGTAAGCTAGCTAGGTAGCTTCATCTTGACCCCGCGCATCTTCCTGAGTCTTTTCCCGGTCCAATTTGGCTTGAGCGGCGACTTCATCGTGCGCaggaacgccgccgccgccacgtcgTGCCGCGCGCTCTCCTCGGATCACCGTCGGCGTCATCTTCTAGCTGGGTGAGCTCGCCTTGCCCTCCTCTTTCGATTGGTACCGGTCCCGTGTTTTGggatggccggaatcgcccgaACCGGCAACGCCGGCGAGGTCCTCGCCGCCGGTCATGGAGCGCCGCCATGTGGCCCTTCTTCTCCGGCCGTTGCCACCGTCACCCGCGCCGATCTAATCTCGGCCGGTCATCCTTGATCGGACGGCCAACAGAGGCCGACACCCCTTCGCGGGGAatatttgctaaagagcccctgagcTCTTTAGAtgttgaacccgcagtccaaagcggaTTCCAgagaatacgttttctcttttggaaaacgtatttttcatttaacagattcaaaatcaagttccatctaattacagttttgccactacctttaattgctcataacttattcgttttaactccaaattggaccgttcaacttgcgttagattcgtctTTTCGAGATCTGTCTATTCATATAATTTGTCACCATGTTTTTGAACTTAAATTTTgagtttagatttaatctatttctttaataggGAAACTTGTTTTAATCCTAACTTTCTCATTGTAACTCCGTTTTCCGTGATCTTCgcatctgtgtgatcgtagcaacgtgtagaatagttttatgaacttttcaaaaccgtttgtctctgttggtgtactgttctaattaaatatgtttgtttgcctcgtgtatgattgctcggatgattgtatgttgctgcttggtgatgttgatcgagttcagacggtgaggtttacgttggtgatcaagagaacttctatgaccagcaagaccagcaagactttcaggagaactttgatcaaggcaagtatagctaaggaccttccttgttgtcctattcatgatgctcactaaaatacatatgcatgtgtcttccttgctacctatggtaggatttcctaggttttgaatactcaattaccttgtcaccttgggaggtttgcattgggtagttctattgctagtgcaacaatcatgatcttgaaacttgattaatgaatatgctataaacataaacaagatgactttttagcaacagaaggacttgtcttgtaatTGATTATCCGGGATtaacgtacagctgtgagggctatatggctctggctctagttatttaagaaacccttttctagctggttagaggtctgcgagttgggtataggacagcctctgtcctgttgagcctagctttggaagcggccttttactttatttttgaaaggggggttcctatatctaatgACCCTACGGCCCTGGCCagttagacgagctcttgggtggctttatatggtttccagtgttttggaccttgcaaacccatacatttggaaatcatgactcacagtgaaagtgtacaacctctgcagagtgtaaaactgtt harbors:
- the LOC136516853 gene encoding pentatricopeptide repeat-containing protein At4g35850, mitochondrial-like; protein product: MHAAVPLPSAWGSLGGGSIGKGGKGPREAVMSQERSWCSRWWLIWAIIIFISGFGPSQSQPSWPRSTADALNPSPSFGPVRLLPAPLRSRSAAASSPMALLKNSLMLQGRLRHAAAAAALTARRGAATSTEEYARRNYADNTSEYNTVIGSLVAQRRPYLLRDAYDDMMLDGVKPERDTFHTLIVGTMKGSRLQDALYFRDQMKEMGLQPDVNLYNFLISTCGKCKNSDAAIMLLEEMKAHGVKLKGETYICLLNALASTGQTDQVYAIVSDMSAAGLGLNKFCYAGLITAFKNKTPTTEETMAKILDFVRQSKGWQYVERVSKDSAENIMMNVSEEELYNLPTAEYVNRRGGFVFKQHTVYHVAIHACAELRSKETLEALLEMFNKDTRDGSTYDAYMVMQAMRCYLWCGDIDSAVKMFEEYSSSRSPPAELYATLAEGAMIGYTPRGMQLAQETIEKMISRNFFLNARLGTDLLLAAAGETTGGYTTANYVWDLLQSRNVTPNLPAVEAYHKGLTARDIPSDDPRLLNVARVLDNLQLRFGPRRNTQ